One region of Elusimicrobiota bacterium genomic DNA includes:
- a CDS encoding NAD-dependent epimerase/dehydratase family protein gives KNDAAVVYASTSSMYGNNPPPLREDMKVVSPNFYAATKVAGEDLARVFFEQYGTVTIGLRYMSVYGPRERSKGIFANMVSQFLWAMQKNEQPIIYGDGSQTRDFVFVKDVVSAHLLAMKLKKAGEIFNVGTGKATSLNQLVDILNNVLGKNIKAKHIEMPVKNYINTQLADITKARKMLGYEPKYELEDGIKAILNISG, from the coding sequence AAGAATGATGCTGCTGTTGTATATGCGTCCACATCTTCTATGTATGGCAATAATCCGCCGCCGCTGAGGGAGGATATGAAGGTAGTATCTCCTAACTTTTATGCTGCCACGAAGGTTGCCGGAGAGGACCTTGCAAGGGTATTTTTCGAGCAGTATGGCACTGTTACTATCGGCTTAAGATATATGAGCGTTTATGGCCCCCGTGAGAGGTCCAAGGGCATTTTTGCAAATATGGTTTCACAATTCTTATGGGCGATGCAGAAAAACGAACAACCTATTATATATGGTGATGGGTCACAGACGCGAGACTTTGTTTTTGTCAAGGATGTGGTAAGTGCGCATTTATTGGCGATGAAGCTCAAAAAAGCAGGGGAGATATTCAATGTTGGAACTGGCAAGGCAACCAGCCTTAACCAGCTTGTAGATATTTTAAATAATGTGCTTGGCAAAAACATAAAGGCCAAACATATAGAAATGCCTGTAAAGAATTACATAAATACACAGCTTGCTGACATAACAAAGGCGCGCAAAATGCTTGGTTATGAGCCTAAATACGAATTAGAGGATGGTATCAAGGCTATTCTGAATATTTCTGGATAG